The region CATCGCCTCATTGCCTTCCGCCTATAAGACGAACGAGCTGGGCGTTTGTTAACGGCGCTCGGAAATTTTTCTGTGGGATGGGAATTCAGTCAGCTCGCATCTGACCGGCAGCTCAGGCGATTGCTGAATGCAAGGGCTGAATGCAAGGGCTGAATGCTGCGTGCTGACTGCTGAATGCTGTCTTCTCACCTCAGCCGCTTCAAATCCGCCTGCGCCGCTTCGAGCTTGGGATCCATTTTCGTCGCGATCTCCACCTCTTTATAGGCGTCGGCTTTGTGGCCCTGCTTCTCCAGCGCCAGGCCGAGCCTCCAGTGGGCGGCCGCGAGCTTGGGCTGGCCGGGCTCGGGCTCCTGGGTGAGGTATTTGCGGAAGTAGCGTTCGGCGCGCGCATAGTCGCTGCCGCTGGCATCCGTCACGATCACGCGTCCGGCCTGGTAGTACGGCACCAGGTTGTCGGGGACGTTTTTCTCCGCCAGCGCAAGCGTCGTGTCCAGGTCCGGCCAGCGCTTCTGGCTGGCATAGACGACGGCCAGCAGCGTGTACGCGTTGCTGCGCGTGGGGTCCAGCTTCTCCAGGTCGCGCGAGCACTTCTCCGCCTCGGCCCAGCGTGACTTGCTCGTCAGGTAACTGCACCAGGTGATGGCGGTCTCGTAGTTGTTCGGGTTGGCGTCGTGCTGCTTCCGGTACAGGTCGGGCAGCTTGTCCACCTGCTTTTCTTTTTCGGCAAGTTCGGCCAGCGCCATGTAGCCGCGCACCGCGTCAATCTTCATGACTTCCTGAGCTTCGGCGCGCGCCTTGTTTTTGTCGCCGCCCACGATGCCGGGCGCGTCCCAGTAATAGATCATGTAAACGTAGTGCGCCTGCCCGTGCTTCGGGTCGATGGCCAGCGCCGCATCGAGTTCCTTGCGGACGTTGCGCGCCAGGCCAATCTGTTTGAAGAAGCTCGCCTTGCCCGCCTGCTCGCCGTAGACGCGAGCCAGCCAGTAGTGCGCGTCGGCGCTCTTGGGATCGAGCTCGACCGCCTTCTTCGCGAGACCCTCGGCGCCTTCCAGGTCGCCGTAAATCATGCGGACGCGCGCCTTCAGGCGCAGCGCGTGCGCATCGTTCGGGTTCTTCTGCAGCGCGGCGTCAACCGCTGCGGCGGCGCGCTTCCAGTGGCCGCCATCAACCAATTGGTCGAGTTGATCGGCGGCGCGCGCGCCGATGGCAAGCGTGATCAGCAACGCCAGGAATTTCGTTGCGCGAAGGTGCACAAATCCTCCCAACAGCAGCTCCAGAGTTTCACGTTTCAAGTTTCGAACTTCCAGTTTCGCAGCTTGCTGCACAAAGACTCGAAACCTGAAACTTTCCTCGCAGTTCACTTGTCGTGAGCGCCCGCGGCAGCGCGCGCTCCCAGCTTTTCCAGCACCATGGGGCCAATTTGCGAGACGTTGCCGGCGCCGAGCGTGAGCACCAGGTCGCCCGGCGAAGCGGCGGCCGCGGCCGCCTCGGCTGCCTCGGTGAAGCTGGTCACGTAGCGAGCACGCCCCGCAGCATTCGTCACGGCTTCGGCCACGCGCTCGCCGGTAACGCCGGCAATCGGCTGTTCACTGGCGGCGTAGATGTCGAGCACGAACACTTCGTCGGCGTCGCCGAACGCGCGCCCGAATTCCTCGAGCAGCGCCTGGGTTCGCGTGTAGCGATGTGGCTGGAAGATGACCAGAACGCGCTGGTAGCCGCATTGCCGCGCCGCGGCCAGCGTGGCGCGAATCTCGGTGGGATGATGGCCGTAATCGTCCACCACGGTGACGCCGCTCGCCTCGCCGCGCATCTGGAAACGGCGATCAACGCCGCGGAAAGTCTCCAGCCCCGCGCGCACGTCGTCGAGCTTCAGGTCGAGCCCCACGCCGACGGCCACCGCCGCCGCCGCGTTCAGGACGTTGTGCGCGCCGGGAACGTGCAGCCGGAATTCACCAAGATCGCTTCCCTGGTAGCGCACGCGAAAACGGCTGAGGCAATCGGAGCCGCGCGATTGCAGCCCTGTGTCGAGCACGCGAAAATCGGTTCCCTCGGCCGTGCCGTAGGTCACCACTCGGCGCGAGACGCGAGGCAGCAGCGCGCGCAGCCGCGCATCGTCAACACAGGCA is a window of Terriglobales bacterium DNA encoding:
- the murC gene encoding UDP-N-acetylmuramate--L-alanine ligase, with protein sequence MFAKIQRVHFVGIGGIGMSGIAEVLLNLGFRVSGSDLKLNPLTGRLAKMGATIQEGHRAENVRGAEVVVASSAISASNPEIVEAHRLKVPIIQRGEMLAELMRLKYGIAIAGMHGKTTTTSMTAAVLAAGGLDPTVVVGGRVDAMGSNARLGKSQYLVAEADESDRSFLKLSPIISVVTNIDREHMDCYRDMDDVEQTFVEFMDRVPFYGTVIACVDDARLRALLPRVSRRVVTYGTAEGTDFRVLDTGLQSRGSDCLSRFRVRYQGSDLGEFRLHVPGAHNVLNAAAAVAVGVGLDLKLDDVRAGLETFRGVDRRFQMRGEASGVTVVDDYGHHPTEIRATLAAARQCGYQRVLVIFQPHRYTRTQALLEEFGRAFGDADEVFVLDIYAASEQPIAGVTGERVAEAVTNAAGRARYVTSFTEAAEAAAAAASPGDLVLTLGAGNVSQIGPMVLEKLGARAAAGAHDK
- a CDS encoding tetratricopeptide repeat protein, coding for MKRETLELLLGGFVHLRATKFLALLITLAIGARAADQLDQLVDGGHWKRAAAAVDAALQKNPNDAHALRLKARVRMIYGDLEGAEGLAKKAVELDPKSADAHYWLARVYGEQAGKASFFKQIGLARNVRKELDAALAIDPKHGQAHYVYMIYYWDAPGIVGGDKNKARAEAQEVMKIDAVRGYMALAELAEKEKQVDKLPDLYRKQHDANPNNYETAITWCSYLTSKSRWAEAEKCSRDLEKLDPTRSNAYTLLAVVYASQKRWPDLDTTLALAEKNVPDNLVPYYQAGRVIVTDASGSDYARAERYFRKYLTQEPEPGQPKLAAAHWRLGLALEKQGHKADAYKEVEIATKMDPKLEAAQADLKRLR